One Tepidisphaeraceae bacterium genomic window carries:
- the fliW gene encoding flagellar assembly protein FliW, whose amino-acid sequence MEIQTTRFGLLSIEDERVMTFTRGLLGFPDHSRFALISTGDDNYFFWLQSVDDPNLAFVVADPTVFFKEYDVPIREETATELMMTDSALAQVFVICNKVGDWLTGNLLGPILVNAGNRLATQVVLTEKKWTTRQPLYRLTQEVPLAKSA is encoded by the coding sequence ATGGAGATTCAGACGACGCGATTCGGGTTGCTGTCCATTGAGGACGAACGGGTGATGACCTTCACCCGCGGCCTCCTGGGCTTTCCCGACCATTCGCGGTTCGCCCTCATCTCGACGGGCGACGACAACTACTTCTTCTGGCTGCAGAGCGTCGACGACCCGAACCTCGCGTTCGTCGTCGCCGACCCGACGGTCTTCTTCAAGGAGTACGACGTGCCGATCCGCGAGGAGACGGCGACCGAGCTGATGATGACCGACAGCGCGCTGGCGCAGGTCTTCGTCATCTGCAACAAGGTCGGCGACTGGCTGACCGGCAATTTGCTCGGACCGATCCTCGTCAACGCGGGCAACCGCCTGGCGACGCAGGTCGTGCTGACCGAGAAGAAGTGGACGACCCGACAGCCCCTGTACCGGCTGACGCAGGAGGTGCCGCTGGCCAAGTCCGCGTGA
- a CDS encoding flagellin hook IN motif-containing protein: MAVLPTNLARVSNLLRTSVATSSMTKTQRMLLEVQNQLTTGYRITKPSDDPGDSAVIQQLQKTLEKRQGYLDNISAAKNTLSSVDTSLDGVTDLLRQATQIASQNVGSDVTPAARQSAAALIENLYNQAVTYGNTQFEGTFIYGGDRSNTSPFVTSTNGGVKFAGSNDVLKNTFDENTVLPFMVSAQEVFGATSERHRGGADLSPSITAATRLADLEGATGTGVYKGVISIANGGSNATVDLTTADTVGDVITRINAVTGTTDVTASLSADGNSITLTPGTGTVTITDVGGGTSARDLGIRQAVAVASLDGSDVQAKLTPLTPLASLRNGAGVSASGITIANGVATATISMAGLNTVEDLLNAINGSGVEVLAKLNDAGTGIDVLNPVQGTQMTIAENGGTTAADLGLRTMLPATLLADLNEGRGVRTVAGDDLTITRRDGTTFAVDLDGLTTVNDAITAINTAAGTAMASFATSGNGIVLTDATTGTATFKVDPANFSQAAGDLGLLATPASGGTITGADVNAVKSTGVFTHLAELRDALRASDAGAITRAAQGIDEDLARVIRVRGVTGARVQELEARESRITDENVATQSLLANLHETDYTTAITKYTNMQMMLEASMKTTSQVTNTSLLDFLR, from the coding sequence ATGGCAGTCCTTCCAACCAACCTCGCACGCGTCAGCAACCTGCTACGCACGAGCGTCGCCACGTCGAGCATGACGAAGACGCAGCGGATGTTGCTGGAAGTGCAGAACCAGCTGACGACCGGCTACCGCATCACCAAGCCCAGCGACGATCCGGGCGACAGCGCCGTCATCCAGCAGCTGCAGAAGACGCTCGAGAAACGCCAGGGCTACCTGGACAACATCAGCGCCGCTAAGAACACGCTGTCGAGCGTGGATACCTCGCTTGATGGGGTCACCGACCTGCTGCGGCAAGCAACGCAGATCGCCTCGCAGAACGTCGGCTCAGACGTCACGCCCGCGGCCCGGCAGAGCGCCGCGGCGCTAATTGAAAACCTGTACAACCAGGCCGTCACCTACGGCAACACGCAGTTCGAGGGCACGTTCATCTACGGTGGCGATCGCTCGAACACGTCGCCGTTCGTGACCAGCACCAATGGTGGGGTGAAGTTCGCGGGTTCGAACGACGTGCTGAAGAACACGTTCGACGAGAACACCGTGCTGCCGTTCATGGTGAGCGCCCAAGAAGTCTTCGGCGCCACCTCCGAACGCCATCGCGGCGGGGCGGATCTATCCCCCAGCATTACCGCGGCCACCCGGCTGGCGGACCTGGAAGGGGCGACCGGCACCGGTGTGTACAAGGGCGTGATCTCGATCGCCAACGGTGGCAGCAACGCGACGGTCGATTTGACGACGGCCGACACGGTCGGTGACGTCATCACGCGCATCAATGCGGTCACGGGCACCACCGACGTCACCGCGTCGCTCTCGGCCGACGGCAACAGCATCACGCTCACCCCCGGCACCGGCACGGTCACCATCACCGATGTGGGTGGCGGCACCAGCGCCCGCGACCTTGGCATTCGCCAGGCAGTGGCGGTGGCCTCGCTCGATGGTAGCGACGTGCAGGCCAAGCTGACGCCACTTACACCGCTCGCCAGCCTGCGCAACGGCGCGGGCGTGAGCGCCAGCGGCATCACGATCGCCAACGGCGTCGCGACGGCGACGATCTCGATGGCCGGGCTGAACACGGTCGAGGATCTGTTGAACGCGATCAACGGCTCGGGCGTGGAAGTGCTGGCGAAGCTGAACGACGCCGGCACTGGCATCGACGTGCTGAACCCCGTGCAGGGCACGCAGATGACGATCGCCGAGAACGGTGGCACCACCGCGGCCGACCTCGGCCTGCGGACCATGTTGCCCGCGACATTGCTGGCCGACCTGAACGAAGGGCGCGGCGTGCGCACGGTGGCAGGGGACGACCTGACCATCACGCGGCGTGACGGCACGACCTTCGCCGTCGACCTCGACGGTCTCACGACCGTGAACGACGCCATCACCGCGATCAACACCGCCGCCGGCACCGCCATGGCGAGCTTTGCCACCAGTGGTAACGGCATCGTGCTGACGGACGCGACCACCGGCACCGCGACCTTCAAAGTCGACCCAGCCAACTTCTCACAGGCCGCCGGCGACCTTGGGTTGCTGGCGACGCCGGCCAGCGGTGGCACGATCACCGGCGCGGACGTGAACGCCGTGAAGTCGACGGGCGTCTTCACGCATTTGGCCGAGCTGCGGGATGCGCTGCGGGCCAGCGACGCCGGCGCGATCACCCGGGCCGCCCAGGGCATTGATGAAGACCTCGCCCGCGTCATCCGCGTGCGCGGTGTCACCGGGGCCCGCGTGCAGGAGCTGGAAGCGCGCGAGTCGCGCATTACCGACGAGAACGTCGCGACGCAGTCACTGCTGGCTAACCTGCACGAAACGGACTACACGACCGCGATCACGAAGTACACGAACATGCAGATGATGCTCGAGGCGAGCATGAAGACGACGAGCCAGGTGACGAATACGTCGCTGCTGGATTTCCTGCGGTGA
- the flgK gene encoding flagellar hook-associated protein FlgK: MSLTGALLTGRSALSVSQAQLQVTGNNIANAGNADYTRQVASVSTAKDRMIQTGVFMGTGVQLDSIRRQIDDALEGRLRASISDSNSADTTQLWMGRVESVFNELGDQDLSTAMSTFFKSWSSLANKPQDAALRQIVLQNGEILADGFVDLKSSFEGLRSDVADRLKALTNDAQGLSNQIAVLNKQIVISEAGTGGESSGLRDQRDATLKKLSELMDIRSIEQPNGSVNVFVGSEPLIVGNTNRGLAIKQETIDGKHNTSIIFADNNADVAFKGGQIGGLTGVRDTIDATTDRFNDLAKNMIFEVNKLHASGQGTSNLSTVTATNGVDDPALALTDPRTNLKFTPKSGSFVVHVKEKATGLTTSTLVQVDADGLNADDTTLNSLAADLAGITGLNVSTTAGKLAVSAASSAVEFSFSQDTSGTLAALGVNGFFTGSSAFDMGVSSVIKANPALLAAAKNGEPADNQTALAIANLETATLSSLTHGSLKETYQAMVNNVSVLTAASKSDAEAAHVVQDTLFNQREALSGVSMDEEAINLMRQQRAFQGASRLINVVNDLMDTVMGLVR, from the coding sequence ATGTCCCTCACCGGAGCCCTACTCACTGGTCGCTCTGCCCTGTCGGTAAGCCAGGCGCAGCTGCAGGTCACGGGCAACAACATCGCCAACGCCGGCAACGCCGACTACACGCGGCAGGTCGCCAGCGTGTCGACGGCGAAGGATCGGATGATCCAGACCGGCGTCTTCATGGGCACCGGTGTGCAGCTGGATTCCATCCGGCGGCAAATCGACGACGCCCTCGAAGGTCGCCTGCGCGCCAGCATCAGCGACAGCAACTCGGCCGACACCACGCAGCTGTGGATGGGGCGCGTCGAGTCCGTCTTCAACGAACTGGGCGACCAGGACCTGTCGACGGCCATGAGCACGTTCTTCAAATCGTGGTCCAGCCTTGCCAACAAGCCGCAGGACGCGGCGTTGCGCCAGATCGTGCTGCAAAACGGTGAGATTCTGGCCGACGGATTTGTCGACCTGAAGTCCAGCTTCGAAGGCCTCCGCAGCGACGTCGCCGACCGCCTGAAGGCGCTTACGAACGACGCCCAAGGCCTGTCGAACCAGATCGCGGTGCTGAACAAGCAGATCGTCATCTCGGAAGCCGGCACGGGTGGCGAGAGTAGCGGGCTGCGCGACCAGCGCGACGCCACGCTCAAGAAGCTGTCGGAACTGATGGACATCCGGTCGATCGAACAGCCGAACGGCTCGGTCAACGTCTTCGTCGGTTCTGAACCGCTGATCGTGGGCAACACCAACCGCGGCCTGGCGATCAAGCAGGAGACGATCGACGGCAAGCACAACACCAGCATCATCTTCGCCGACAACAACGCCGACGTGGCCTTCAAGGGCGGGCAGATCGGCGGCCTGACGGGCGTGCGCGACACGATCGACGCCACCACGGATCGGTTCAACGATCTGGCGAAGAACATGATCTTCGAGGTGAACAAGCTGCACGCCTCTGGCCAGGGCACGAGCAACCTGTCGACCGTCACCGCGACCAACGGCGTTGACGACCCCGCGCTGGCACTCACCGATCCGCGCACCAATCTGAAGTTCACGCCGAAATCAGGCAGCTTCGTGGTGCACGTGAAGGAGAAGGCGACCGGCCTGACCACCAGCACGCTGGTGCAGGTGGACGCCGACGGTCTGAACGCCGACGACACCACGCTCAACAGCCTCGCCGCCGACCTTGCGGGCATTACCGGCCTGAACGTCTCCACGACTGCCGGCAAGCTGGCGGTTAGCGCCGCCAGCAGCGCGGTCGAGTTCTCGTTCAGCCAGGACACCAGCGGCACCTTGGCGGCACTGGGGGTCAACGGGTTCTTCACCGGTAGCAGTGCGTTCGACATGGGCGTGAGCAGCGTGATCAAGGCCAATCCCGCCTTGCTCGCTGCGGCTAAGAACGGTGAACCGGCCGACAATCAGACGGCCCTAGCCATCGCCAACCTCGAAACCGCAACGCTGAGCTCGCTTACGCATGGTTCGCTAAAGGAAACGTATCAAGCGATGGTGAACAACGTTTCCGTCCTCACCGCCGCCTCCAAAAGCGACGCCGAGGCGGCCCACGTGGTGCAGGACACGCTGTTCAACCAGCGCGAAGCGCTCAGCGGCGTCAGCATGGACGAGGAGGCCATCAACCTCATGCGACAGCAGCGTGCTTTCCAAGGCGCATCGCGACTCATCAACGTGGTGAACGACCTGATGGATACGGTCATGGGCCTCGTCCGATAA
- the flgN gene encoding flagellar export chaperone FlgN, giving the protein MSRQFVDLEATLAQLVAEHKNLLANLDRQQAAMRKLDVEALESATSAQEASRLRIASLDTRRRLLVGQIAKLARVDEKQLTLAKLADLHPLRKAQLLALRKELTDLAAMISHKANIASRVSGAILGHLNTVVRIVAGAMEKGGMYTKQGVPRVSARIGMMEAVG; this is encoded by the coding sequence ATGTCACGGCAGTTCGTTGATCTGGAAGCCACGCTGGCGCAACTGGTGGCCGAGCACAAGAACCTGCTTGCCAACTTAGACCGGCAGCAGGCCGCTATGCGCAAGCTGGACGTGGAAGCGCTGGAAAGCGCCACGAGTGCCCAGGAAGCCTCGCGGCTGCGCATCGCATCGCTCGACACCCGCCGGCGACTGCTGGTGGGGCAGATCGCCAAGCTGGCGCGCGTGGACGAGAAGCAGTTGACGCTCGCCAAGCTCGCCGACCTGCATCCGCTGCGCAAGGCGCAGTTGCTGGCGCTGCGGAAGGAACTGACGGACCTGGCCGCGATGATCAGCCACAAGGCCAACATCGCCAGCCGCGTGTCGGGCGCGATTCTGGGCCACCTGAACACGGTCGTGCGCATCGTCGCCGGCGCGATGGAGAAGGGTGGCATGTACACCAAACAAGGCGTGCCGCGCGTGTCGGCCCGCATCGGGATGATGGAAGCCGTCGGGTAG
- a CDS encoding rod-binding protein: protein MTITPKQPQKAGLTDTLFRGQMTKPKGTQHEQIVDQTEKWVAASFYGTLLKQARDNPFKSELFSGGQGGDAFGSLYDQKMAEHMSRGTGKKLVNAIVRKIEAAKAYAQQKNAADATKIESTDALTAPRMIEASPEANTSSNSRNVRSDVTAVR, encoded by the coding sequence ATGACCATTACCCCAAAACAACCTCAGAAGGCCGGCCTCACCGACACCCTCTTCCGCGGGCAGATGACCAAGCCCAAGGGCACGCAGCACGAACAAATTGTCGACCAGACAGAAAAGTGGGTGGCCGCCAGTTTCTACGGCACGCTGTTGAAGCAGGCGCGCGACAACCCGTTCAAGTCGGAACTGTTCTCCGGTGGGCAGGGGGGCGACGCGTTCGGCTCGCTGTACGACCAGAAGATGGCCGAGCACATGAGCCGCGGCACCGGTAAGAAGCTGGTGAACGCGATCGTGCGGAAAATCGAGGCGGCCAAGGCCTATGCACAGCAGAAGAACGCCGCCGACGCGACGAAGATCGAGTCCACCGACGCGCTGACGGCGCCGCGAATGATCGAGGCGTCGCCCGAGGCCAACACGAGCAGCAATTCCCGAAACGTGAGGTCCGATGTCACGGCAGTTCGTTGA